A genomic window from Aquitalea aquatilis includes:
- a CDS encoding YebC/PmpR family DNA-binding transcriptional regulator, whose product MAGHSKWANIQHRKGRQDAKRGKIFTRLIKEITVAAKMGGGDVNMNPRLRLAVDKAKAESMPKDNIDNAIKRGTGQLEGVDYVECRYEGYGIGGAAVMVDCLTDNKTRTVADVRHAFSKYGGNMGTDGCVAFQFSHCGFLVFAPGVDEDALMEAVLECGAEDVITNDDGSIEVITGPYEFSDVKQALEDKGFKAEMGEVTMKPQNETELAGEDAMRMQKLLDALEDLDDVQDVYTSATLLD is encoded by the coding sequence CAAGCGCGGCAAGATCTTCACCCGTCTGATCAAGGAAATCACCGTTGCTGCCAAGATGGGCGGCGGCGATGTCAACATGAACCCGCGCCTGCGGCTGGCAGTGGACAAGGCCAAGGCCGAATCCATGCCCAAGGACAATATCGATAACGCCATCAAGCGCGGCACCGGCCAGCTGGAAGGCGTTGACTATGTTGAATGCCGTTACGAAGGCTACGGCATTGGCGGTGCTGCCGTGATGGTGGACTGCCTGACCGACAACAAGACCCGTACCGTGGCCGATGTGCGTCATGCCTTCTCCAAGTACGGCGGCAATATGGGTACCGACGGCTGCGTGGCCTTCCAGTTCAGCCATTGCGGTTTCCTGGTGTTTGCACCGGGTGTGGATGAAGACGCACTGATGGAAGCGGTGCTGGAGTGCGGTGCCGAAGACGTGATCACCAATGACGACGGTTCCATCGAGGTGATTACCGGCCCCTACGAATTCAGCGATGTGAAACAGGCGCTGGAAGACAAGGGTTTCAAGGCGGAAATGGGCGAAGTCACCATGAAGCCGCAAAACGAAACCGAACTGGCCGGCGAAGACGCCATGCGCATGCAAAAGCTGCTGGATGCGCTGGAAGACCTGGACGACGTACAGGACGTGTACACCTCGGCCACGCTGCTGGACTGA